In the genome of Cutibacterium equinum, one region contains:
- a CDS encoding septal ring lytic transglycosylase RlpA family protein encodes MTNTSTNAGTALKRTVALTAAAGLAVMGTIAEEAHAAPTGNPGAHAEKAPAQQATKAPAKQAERATAYKTQFAQSRVHLNVRSGRGTQYKRHGLIHPGDRLLIVGKDVQGWTPVNYRGKTSWVATRYISKVTRTVGIYAQRGDHNARTKAVQRDLSTLHYFPEMWVGLPYGPATTNAVKVFQKANALKQTGVADAVTMSLLRSKASEKRAAAPTKAAVQESTRSHSEDSSRVSRSSERSARSAVSTSGIAGSCEASFYTDSRTASGESFSSSALTAASKTYSFGTRLKVTNKANGRSVVVRINDRGPYVSGRCLDLSPAAFSQISSLGAGVADVTYEKVS; translated from the coding sequence ATGACCAACACCTCGACCAACGCCGGGACGGCCCTCAAGCGCACCGTCGCCCTGACCGCTGCGGCCGGACTCGCCGTCATGGGCACCATCGCCGAGGAGGCCCACGCCGCCCCCACCGGCAACCCAGGGGCCCATGCCGAGAAGGCTCCCGCCCAACAAGCCACGAAAGCACCGGCCAAGCAGGCCGAGCGCGCCACCGCGTACAAGACCCAGTTCGCCCAGTCTCGCGTCCACCTCAACGTGCGCTCCGGACGCGGCACCCAGTACAAGCGTCACGGACTCATCCACCCCGGCGACCGTCTCCTCATCGTTGGCAAGGACGTCCAGGGCTGGACCCCCGTCAACTATCGCGGCAAGACCTCCTGGGTTGCTACCCGTTACATCAGCAAGGTCACCCGCACGGTCGGCATCTACGCCCAGCGCGGCGACCACAACGCCCGCACCAAGGCCGTTCAGCGCGACCTGTCGACCCTCCACTACTTCCCGGAAATGTGGGTCGGGCTTCCTTACGGCCCCGCCACCACCAACGCAGTCAAGGTCTTTCAGAAGGCCAACGCTCTCAAGCAGACCGGTGTCGCCGATGCCGTCACCATGAGCCTGCTGCGCTCGAAGGCCAGCGAGAAGCGTGCCGCGGCGCCCACCAAGGCTGCCGTCCAGGAGTCCACGCGGTCTCATTCCGAGGACTCCTCGCGCGTCTCCCGTTCGTCTGAGCGCTCGGCCCGCAGCGCAGTCTCCACCAGCGGTATTGCCGGAAGCTGCGAGGCCTCCTTCTACACCGATTCCCGGACCGCCTCCGGTGAGTCCTTCAGTTCCTCGGCCCTGACGGCTGCCTCCAAGACCTACTCCTTCGGCACCCGTCTCAAGGTGACCAACAAGGCCAACGGACGCTCCGTCGTCGTGCGCATCAACGACCGTGGACCCTACGTGTCAGGTCGCTGCCTCGACCTGTCCCCGGCCGCTTTCAGCCAGATCTCCTCGCTCGGCGCCGGCGTTGCCGATGTCACCTACGAGAAGGTCTCCTGA